Proteins encoded within one genomic window of Salipaludibacillus agaradhaerens:
- a CDS encoding N-acetyltransferase — protein MISYQVVKLKVNFKTLEEFENFREYGQQELSMKEDLEDNIVENDSESPFYGVYYGNKLVGRMSLYQIDKKYDRYFDPPQDYYELWKLEVLPGYQGKGIGKTLVDFAKSLGLPVKTNARQRSDEFWHKQGFEALTYKTERDRGENPFVWFPTGVSEKKELS, from the coding sequence ATGATTTCATATCAAGTAGTTAAACTGAAAGTAAACTTCAAAACATTAGAAGAGTTTGAAAATTTCAGAGAATATGGTCAGCAAGAATTATCAATGAAAGAAGATTTAGAAGACAATATTGTGGAGAATGATAGTGAGTCACCCTTTTACGGTGTCTATTACGGCAATAAGCTAGTCGGCCGAATGAGCCTTTATCAAATAGACAAAAAGTATGATCGGTATTTTGATCCTCCTCAAGATTATTATGAGTTATGGAAATTAGAAGTTTTGCCGGGTTATCAAGGAAAAGGCATTGGTAAAACACTCGTAGATTTCGCCAAAAGCTTAGGACTGCCCGTTAAAACAAACGCCCGTCAGCGTTCAGATGAGTTCTGGCATAAACAAGGTTTTGAAGCACTCACATATAAGACGGAGAGAGATAGAGGAGAAAATCCATTTGTATGGTTCCCGACAGGCGTGTCTGAGAAAAAAGAATTATCGTAA
- a CDS encoding 2-dehydropantoate 2-reductase → MNIAIIGGGSIGLLTASCLNSYLHNLLIVTRTSQQADAIGKKGLLYTSEQEKKTMMLEAVPQAHINKLEADLVIVTLKQTVLDRWFTWAREKIALETPLLFLQNGMGHLEKANKVLPHPIIAGIVTHGAEKVSQTHVIHHGFGELYTGGPVSLKSIIRKLELKAPSHFPIVWEASIEIRIKKKLLINAIINPLTAIYNVKNGRLLEESGLRKQVKLLFNEAIQILGLSEQDWMLVKNVIQQTSENTSSMRADLKAGKETEIDAIVGYLLTKGHEQKKQINHLESVYRKIKSLEKGNSHG, encoded by the coding sequence ATGAATATCGCAATTATAGGTGGCGGTTCCATAGGCTTACTAACAGCTAGTTGTTTAAATAGTTATTTACATAATTTATTAATTGTAACGAGGACCTCTCAACAGGCTGATGCTATTGGCAAAAAGGGGTTACTATATACGAGTGAGCAAGAAAAGAAAACGATGATGCTTGAAGCTGTGCCTCAGGCTCATATTAACAAACTAGAAGCAGATTTGGTGATAGTTACTCTCAAACAAACAGTCCTAGATAGGTGGTTTACTTGGGCAAGAGAGAAGATTGCGTTAGAGACACCACTTTTATTTTTACAAAATGGTATGGGTCACTTAGAAAAAGCAAATAAAGTGTTGCCTCATCCGATTATCGCGGGTATTGTAACGCATGGTGCTGAGAAAGTATCTCAAACGCATGTTATTCATCACGGCTTTGGGGAATTGTACACGGGCGGCCCCGTTTCTTTAAAATCGATTATTCGTAAATTAGAGCTCAAAGCACCCTCTCATTTTCCAATAGTTTGGGAGGCATCTATTGAGATAAGAATTAAGAAAAAATTGTTAATCAATGCAATTATCAATCCCCTTACTGCTATATATAATGTTAAAAATGGGCGATTATTAGAAGAGTCAGGGTTGAGAAAGCAAGTCAAGTTACTATTTAACGAGGCTATTCAAATTCTTGGATTATCAGAACAAGATTGGATGCTCGTGAAAAATGTTATCCAACAGACCTCAGAAAATACATCCTCAATGAGAGCTGATCTTAAGGCAGGTAAGGAAACAGAGATTGATGCGATAGTCGGTTATCTTTTGACGAAAGGTCATGAGCAAAAAAAACAAATTAACCATTTAGAATCCGTTTATCGCAAAATTAAATCATTGGAAAAGGGGAACAGCCATGGCTGA